From the Callithrix jacchus isolate 240 chromosome 22, calJac240_pri, whole genome shotgun sequence genome, the window GTGGAAGTCCTGAAGAGGGAGGCCTCCCCGGGTGCCAACCAGACTAGGGGCCAGCCCACTGACCAGAAGTACTTCTGACGTCAACACAACACACGGGAAGGTGTGTAGGGTGGGTAGCGGAAGTGACCAAAGAGGCCGCTGGGGATTGTAGTTTTGGAGCTAGAGAGGCGGCAAGCAGTCGACTTTGCCCGCACAGGGTGCCTCTGACACCTGCACAGCACACACGAAGTTTAGGAGCCCACTGTTAGGATGCCCAAATGGCAGACAACTTTCTCTTCTGTAAGTCAATGAGATGTATTGACCATGAGAGCACCCCAGGAGTGGCAAAGGATTCTGGAAAATGTTTTCCCAGCGCTCAGCTACAGGTAAGCTTAGCTCATTATGCAGGTTTCCGTGCTTGGGCCCTTCTCCGAGTAGAAGCCAGGTCAGGATGGACGCCACTCAGGGGGAGGTGATGCTCTGCTGGGACTCCCGCTTTCGGGGTGACATTGGGCTCTGTGTCCCCTAGAGTAGGAGGGTATGCAAGGACAGGGAATCCCAAGACTGTTCTCAGTGAAAGCAAGATTGTCTTGGGGCAAACCCCCAGAATGGAGACAGGGGAGAGTCTGGTCCCATTTCCCCAGGATTTTAGGAGATAGAGGCTGGACTGTGGTGACCAGCAATAGAGCCcctggtgatagtggtgatgaggATCCAAGGCTTGATCCAGAAATTCTTGAGGTTTGTTATGAgacagacttgctctgttgcccacgctggagtgcaatgggaatcttggctcactgcaacctccatctcctgggttcaagagattctcctgcctcagcctaccaagtagctgggattacagtttcctgccactatgcccagctaattgtttgtttgtttttcagtagagaccgggttttgccatgttggctagcctggtcttgaactcctgacctcaggtaatccacccaccttgacctcccaaagtgctgggattactggcatgagccaccatgcctagcctgaagttttaatttttaccttACAGGTGCGGTTTGCAGGAACCTTCTGGGGGGTGGTGTTGAAGAGAAGGCATTATTCTAACTATTTTGTTTAATATGAGCgttttctttttgcattaatttgtgtttttaacgatattacattaaaattttgtttatcttgATTACTGGGTTTTTTTGGTACCCCTTTAAATACTGCATCCACAGTCCTGATACAAAGTGAGGCCTGGCCTCTATGCATCAAACAGCCAGAAAGTCCCTCAGGAACTTACTTTCTCTGAATTGCTGAATTGTGAGTGTTTCCTTTCCTGACTTTCTTAATATCCACAATTTCCTCGTAGCCATCCCTCCACAGCCACACCCACAAGGCACCTCCAGGACCTGTCATGAAGCTTATattgaaagattatttttaaaccttCACACTCCACCCCCCCTCCAGAATGTCTTTCCTATTGGGTGTTTAGGAAGGAGGATTAGCTGAGAGCCCTATTCCCGCCCAGGTAAATGATCTTGCCAAAGATTTAATATCCACTTGTAGAATGCTTGTAAGAGAACTCAGTGGGAACCAAAGTCAGGCATGGGGCTGGGCTTTAAGGAGCACAAATGAAAAGAAGGGACTAGGAAACTTCAGAACGGTATGCGGAGTGGGCAGTGAGGAAGTGGGATCTTGATATAATCCAGATTCCTATGTGTAGACGCACGTATACAAAGTCTGTAGAGAGACCCAGGCTGATGCGGCATATGTAACACATCAACATAATGTAACAGCAGGTCAAGTCATAAGGGGACTAAAAAACAGAGCAAGCAGAGAAACGAGTAGTATCGAACTCCacagaaatgaataaacataaGACACCCAAGAATGCCACATTCATTTAAATCAAAGGtggcaggccgggtgcagtggctcatgcctataattctaacactttgggagaccaaggtgggtggatcatttcagGTTTGAAACCAgattggtcaatatggtgaaaccctgtctccactaaaaatacaaaaattagtcaggtgtggtggcacctgtaatcccatctacgctggaggctgaggcagaagaatcaattcAACtcgggacatggaggttgcagtgagccaagatcaggccattggactccagcctgggcaacagcaaaactccgaTTCAAATAAACAAAGATGACACTTACTGAGGGCTGCTTGCCAGATTCAATGATACATCCTCACCTGAGTTAGCCTCGGGAATCTGGACCACTTGTCATATCTGTGCTTTACAAAGTCCCATttcccattctttcttttctgggtTGAGATGTGAAAATCGAtctaaattataataaacatagttaaaaaaaaactaacaatgcCCATCTAgttaaaattaacataaaaatcagtaaaaagaaattgaaaaaaattttgaaattaaaagccATATAAACCACTGTCACTGATGAGTTAGGTCCCACAGGGAAGTCTGCTGAGGAGGACCCGATAGGGTGGAAAAAACCATAgagttgtattttaaatatgtgataGTCATTAAATCGTCATTGTACCTCAGGTAGAAGTAGGTAAAACGGCAGAAAACAACGTAGAGGAATGAGCTAGACACCACAGATATGTAATGATGGACAATAAATGACATGATGTGGAGAGTCCACCCACTCACGCAGACTTTGTATGTTCACACACACGAATATGCATGCATGACCCCGGGAGATGTCTACACAAATGCATTTACACGGTGAAGTCAATGAGGAGATAAAAATCAAATAGGGATATGTTTAATGGGAAACCCTTCAAAACAGGCACACAGCATCTCCCCTCCCTTCTGAATACCATGTGTAGCCTGCAGCAGCAGATGTTGAATCACAACCTGGGCCACCCGTCTCAGAATGTCACAAACATGGACATGTAGACGGAGAACTTACCAGATGCCCAACCTGGGTGGCACGGGGCTCTGAAAGACATGCTTCTAGAAAACTCCCAGAGGGAACAACAGGGACTGCGGATTCCAGGAGGCTCCAGAGGCCTGTGTAAACGTCAAGCAGTGAGCAGACATGCTTGTCAGTCATTCGGATAGCACGAACTCAAACTATCTAATAGAGCATCTCAAATTTCTGTGTGGTTCAGACTCACCTGAGGGGCTTGTTAAGTACAGACTGTTGGGTCTCGCTCCTAGTGTTCTGGGCGCAGCTTGTGAATCTGCATTTCCACCATGTTTTTCAGGTGATACTGATAGTGTTGGTCCAAGGACCACACTACGATCTAATTTAACACCAGGGTAGGGGACGTACTAAAGAGCAAAGCAACAGAAGGGACCTGAAGCCTACAGGGGCTTCTCTGTAAACTCCTCAAACATAAAAACCTTCAAGGCACTCGAACAGCATTTACAGCATCAGGTCTAAGAATACAAGGTACCACGCAGGGAGTGCTCCATCAAGTAGAGAGATGAGCCCTCTGAGTGTCCCTGTCTCAGTCCGTTTGTGTTGCTACAATACCACAGACTGGTGATTTATAAGCAAGAGGTTATCTGGCTTACAGTTCTGGAccctgggaaggggaggggccTGCGCCTGGTGAAGGTCTCGCTGTGTCATCCTACGGTGGAAGGGAGAAGAACACGAGAGTGACCACAtgtgaggaaggagggagaaagagggaaagggaaggaagccaACCTCATCCTTTTATCGGGAACCTACTTCCCGAGACAACTAACCCACTCTGCCttcatccattcatgagggcagagccttcatgacctCATCACCCCTTAAAGGTTCCGCTGGTCCACATGGTTGCATTAGGGGTtgagtttccaacacatgaactccAGGGAACACATTCAGACCCCAGCAGTCCCATGTAAGCCTTCCAGAAAACCTGTGTGCCTGGGTCTGGATCCCTCCTTTCCACCCTCTCTCACTGCAACTCTTAACATCCTGTTCcctcatcatttttcatttgaGCACAGCAAAGAATACAATCACTACATCTATTTTTTATGAACCTTTCTTAGATTAAAATAATTCTATCACTcaagtagtaatttttttttttttaaacaaagccgcactcgttgcccaggctggagtgcagtggggcaatattggctcactgcagcctctgcctcccgggttcaggtgattctcctgcctcagcctcccaagtagctgggactgcaggcgcgtgtcaccatgcctggctaagtttttgtatttttaatagagacggggtttcaccatgttagccaggatgatcttgatctgctgacctcgtaatccacccaccttggcttcccaaagcactgggattacaggcgtgagccaccacactcagtctcaaatagaaatttgtaaaaataaattttcatttttgatatgagataatatgaaattttttttttagagctttgttctttctcctaggctggagtgaagtggggtgatcttggctcactgcaacctctgcctcctgggttcaagtgattctcctgactcagtctcccaagtagttgggattataggcacccaccaccatacacagccaatttttttttctgagacagagttttgctcttgatgcccaggctggagtgcagtctcccaagtagctaggattacaggaatacgccagctaattttgtatttttagcagagacaggtttggccatattggccaggctagtttcgaacacttgacctcaggtgatccacctgcctaattttgtatttttagtagagacaagttttcaccatgtcggccaggctggtctcaaactcctgacctcaggtgatctgcccgccttggcctcccaaagtgctaggatttcagacATTTACCGGGCGAGGCTATGAACATGAAATTCTGTATTAATGAAAActctaaaatatatagaaaataaaaataattaccaaaaaTGTTCCATGATGCTAAGCAACATGTAGAGTGAGATCTTACACCCTAAAATATATAGAAGACCTAAATATGTTATTTCAAAAATCAAGCAGAAACATAAGGGCTCCATACAcactttttaaagtaagttttctggctgggcacggtggctcacaagtaatcccagcactttgggaggccaaggcgggtggatcacctgagatcaggagtttaagaccagcctggccaacatggcgaaacccatctctactgaaaatacaaaattccgccaagcctggtggcaggcatctgtaatcccaccttctcgggaggctgaggcagggagaattgcttcaaactgggaggcaaaggctgcagtgagccgagacgtgccattgcattccagcctgggggacaaagcgagactccgtctcaaagaaataaaagctttctagaccaggcacagtggctcatgcctataatcccagcactttgggaggccgaggtgggcagattgcttgaggtcaggagttccagaccagcctggccaaaacggcaaaaccctgtctctactaaaaacacaaaaattagccgaatgtggtggctcacatatataatcccagctactccttgggaggctgaggcaggagaatcacttgaacctggaaggcagatgttgcagtaagccaaggttacgtcactgtactccagcctgggtgacaagagtgagactctgtctcaaaaaacaaacaaacaaaaaaacttctaattaaactctagaaataatttgaaattctGTCAGGAAAGATGTActcaaaaaaacaaggaaagtgtgTAAGTCACTAATGTATCAAAGAAAAGAATCGTTCTTGTATTGCAAATAAATACCCAACCAAGACAAAAAGGTACGTCACATCTTCTGGGAAAGTACTAAAATGAGGATGAGAGGAAAACTGTGACCCTCGAACGTGAGACAGAAAAAATCAGGGCAGGATGTTAAGGAATTGGAAATGATTCTTCATATTAAAGTAGTacaagagacagagaggagacaggAACAGGATGGTAAGACTCCAGGGCTGTGGGCGTAGAAGGTAATAAAGAAGGCAGAGAGCAGTGGGATGTACATAAAATCACTCTCCagagctgtgctgtccaataAGACAGCCACTTGTCACACGTAGCTGCTGAGCATGTGAAAGATGGCTAGTCCAACCTGAGAAGTACTGAAagtgtaaaacacatttttaaaacattctgaatactcatataaaagaaagaatgggtcagtgtggtggctcacatctgtaatcccagcactttagaaggccaaggcgggaggactgctggagccaggagtttgagaccagtctgggcaacacagcaagatcccatctcttcaggaaaaaaaaaaaattaggccgaggacagtgggtcacacctgtaatcccagcacgctgggaggccaaggtgggtggatcgcttgagctctggagttcaagaccagcttagacaacatggcaaaaccctgtctcaacaaaaaatattcagacatggtggcacatgtttttggtctcagttacttgggagactgaagtgggaggatcatttgagccccagaggtcaaggctgcagtgagccaagattgtgccactgtactccagcctgggtgacagagtgagaccctgtctttaaaaaaaaaatttgctggacatggtggtgtacgcctgtagtccaaactactaggaaggctgagtaaggaggatctcttcagcccaggagtttgaggctgcagtgagctatgctggTGCCActcactgcattctagtctggggaaccaggcaagaccttgtctcaaaagggaaaaaaaaaacaagactgtAAACTATCTCgttaataacttttattttgataAGATGTTGAAGTGATATTTTGGATAATGCTAACATTTTAGGTGAAATAAAATactaatttcacctgtttctaaCTTTCTTAAGTGActactagaaaatctaaaatgaCTTGTATGTCTGGCATTGTATTTCTATTGGAAACCACTGCTCTAGAGAGAAATGGTCTCTAGGGAGGCAGAAACATGAGAACCACAATAGAGGTGGATGGAAGGAAGTGACAGACACATCTGGTGGGTACCTTCAGTGCTGACAGTGGGGACCCAGGAGATGGACAGGCCCCCATCTACACACAGCAGGAGAGTAGTGAGGCTGACACTAGGAGTGCTGAACTGACACACCGAACTACTCAgctttggctgggcgcagtggctcacgctgtaatcccagcactttgggaggccaaggtgggcagatcacctgaggtctggagttccagaccagcctgaccaacatggagaaaccctgtctctactaaaaatacaaaattagccgggcatagtgggacatgcctgtaatcccagctactcgggaggctgaggcaggagaattgctggaacccaggaggcagagaggctgcagcgagccaatatcatgccactgcattccagcctgagcaacaagatccaaactccatctcaaaaaaaaaaaaaaaaaagaaaagaaaagaaagaactactCAGCTTTATAAACATGTGAAGAAGATACTGCGAAGTCATTGACAGCCCACAGAATGCACCGtaatagaaatgagaaaacactTAGGAACAAATGATACATAAATACTGAATACGAAAAACTGGCTGGCTTAAGAGACAGGCCCCCTTCTCCCTAACACAGGTTCAAATCCTAAGAGAATTGAGGGTCCAGATCAACAAGCCGAGACTGCTGTGATGGTTCATTTTGGAGCAGGAACTTCATTTCCATGCTGGGGTTGACGGTGCCCTCTACTGTCCCCTCTGTGCTTTGCCCTTGTTCATTAAAAATGGCCTTTCATGTTAAGTTGAAATCTGTAGCAGAGGCTCAGtgcagtggcttctgcctgtaatctcagcactttgcaaggcggaggtgggcaaatcacttggccaacacggtgaaatcccacctctacaacaaacacaaaaacaagcggggtgtggtggctcatgcctgtaagcccagctactcaggaggctgagacaggagaattgcttgaatccaggaggcagaggctgcagtgagctgagatcacaccaatgcattccagcctaggcaacatagcgagactctgtcccaagaAAAAGTCAAATCGTAGCAGAGAGAAAACTGAATTTGGGTGTTTAAGAAAGCAACTTTCAAAATTAACTGCTAAAGAGAATCAATcttaatggaaaatataaaacacttcTTCATGAACATTAAAGAAAATTCTAACGACCAAAACTTCCGGAATTAGGGTAACTGAAATGGCAGTTTAATTCTCCCGAAGAAACTTTAATTTCTAACCAACAGTACTTTAAAGCTAGGGGTAGAAAATTACTTCTTATAGCTTTTCACAAGCATTAaagctaaaaatccaaaatcaggTCTTTCTCTGATAGGAACTCCTCCTCAAAACAGAGGAAGCCTACAGGACTTCAACCTGGAAACTACTCAGAGAATCTGGAATATTCCCTCCAGTGTTATCTAGAATCGAAAGAAAACCAGTTAACTCTTGGGGTACGGTTGGAGCCTGACATCTACAGAGGGGTCATTTGATACGCTGAGATCTGAACAAGATGATTATAACCCTTAAAATGatgtgaacaaaataaaaacagagtaaACTGAAAGAGAACACACACAACTGGTCTAAAGGGCCTACTTGCTTTGCCTTCTCTGGTTTTCAGGTCTCCTCACTACTGGGGGGTCCAGTAGTGCAGCTCTAGACCAAGAAATGGGAGGATTTTAGAGTGACTGGTGATTTCTCTATCATCTACCTTAGTAAACATTCTCAGCAATTTATGCGAAAAGTAACAAAACCACTGCAGATGACAAAGACTAGGTAACACACATACTGTCTCCCAAATACCTACCCACAAGCTCAAACACTTTAAACTGTTAGGGTCACTGGCGCTAATCGCTATGACATGAGGTCAGAACAAACCATCAAGCACTAAACAGAATGTTTCCACTCCTAAGCCACTGTGTGGAGAAGCAGAGCTCACCCATCGGGTGCTGTGTCAGAAGAGACGCACGTGCACCGGGGTGTGTGTTTGAATGCAGCAATCAAACTTTCATCCCCACAGCTCCTCTGCTCACTGGCACTGCAGTCTGCAGCCTCATGTCCTTGGGGGACACAGTGGGGAGGTAACCCACATGCCAGTGACACCATGGGGAAAGAGACACTGTGAGACTTTGCCCTCATTTCTGAGGGGcctgctttcttttccctttcgGTTATGTGTACACTTCCCTACTGTCTCCCTGACCACTCTCGTGCCACCCAAAACCACGGCTTAAGTCACCAGTTAGGCCTTTCTTGGTGTAACTATGGTAAGGTGAGCCTTACCTGTTCAATTTCTACAGTGATTCATTCAAGATCTGGACCTAGAAGTATAAACAAACAAGATTTGCCTGTGTAGGTTTGGCCTCTTCCTTCTCAGGGGAAGGCCTTAAGAAACATCAGGCTCTCTCTGCTCAACAACTCCCTGTGACCCTCCttcaggaacagggcaaatcccACCAGCTGCGGACACTAGAGTGCAGTACAGACCCACAGAGAACAAGACCCAAGAGAACCCACCACATTACAAAGTcagggaggggtgtccaccatcaAATGTTCGAGCTTGCAATGGGTGACGGAGGGTAGTGGGTTCAAGCTTGATtttggtggaggtgggaggagggtatTAGGCTTTAAGGAGAAGTGAAGGCCCAAATTACATCTGCGCAAACTGACACACAACGAAGGTTACACCAGGTCAGGTGAGGTGGTTTAGAAATGACAGAAAGCAGAGGAAGAGGCTGAAAATGTGACAGGGCTTCTCTCTGAACTGTGAGGACAGTAAATACCAGGAACGCCCAGAAGTGTTTATAGCCGCATTTCTTCATTAACAGGGCAAAGTTAGAGCAGCAAGGACCAGAGGAAGGCCAGACACTAATCCTGGGGTAACAGATGTAAACCTGGAAATCAGCCACCCTCGGTGTCACCATTTTCCTCATGAGGAATCAAATACACAGAAGTTCATTGAAAGGTTCAGCGTGAGAAAACTGATAAATAAAGCCAGAGTCCCAGACATATGCCGAATGCTCACTGATTAAAAATCAACCACACTTGATAAGCACAAAGAAACTCACTTTCCACATCCCTTAAGTTATCCTCTCTGGTGGGTTTTCTCCTGTAAATTACATatgacagaagagaaagaagtaattGAAAACTCAGCAAAGTAAATACACTTCTAAACTCATGAACAGTAAAATATGGAAGTATCTTTGagaatatccaaagaaaatgtaatatacatGAGAGCAAAAAGGTCATTTGGCAAAACCTACAAAATGAGTCCAAAATACGGTTCCAAGGAAACTTACCTTCAAATGCATCCAAAACAGAACAACAGGAAAAGAAGCTCCCTCCCGATTCCTGCTGAGGTGAGAAAAATATCAGCATAAACAGAAGGAAATCaggccaaaaacaaacaaacaaacaaagcccaCAAATTTACAGGCCAATTTTTAAACTGCTGTTAGGTCTAAAACAAATGAGAAGTCTTGCCCTACCCATTAAACCAGAGCAAaaactgtgcatttcaaataCTGGGGGAACAGCGAGGTGGTGAGCCTGTTTAGGGCAGGATGCTTCTAACATATGGAAGAGTCTTTGACCCCTCCTCAGAATAATGCCATAAacgacaaaatatacaatgcatagAATTTTCAAAGGAGACCAATTACTTAGAAACACAGCTAGcaggatattttaatttttctgatatattaacAGGCATGTCGCTgtggttgttttaaaaaatggctgaACATTTCTTGCCACTCCTCCCTTTGAGAGGCAGAACTGATGTCCTGTCTCCCTGATCCTGGGTGATTTTGTTGTGCTACCTCATAAAAGACCACTCAGCATCTGCTCTGGAGCCCTGTGCCACCTAAGAATTCTGACTACCCTGACACTGCCAGGCTGTAAGGAAGTCAGGGACATATGAAAACACTACATGTAGGCACTCAGTCCCAGCTGAGCCTCTTCCAGCAACCCAACCCAGGTATCAGATGTGAGGGAACAAGCCTCCAAATGCTTCCAGCCCCCAGCTGCTGAGTCTTCCGTGCTGGGGCTAGACATCATGGAACAGACCAGCGGGCCACCCTTGTGCCCTGTACAAAATCCTGACTATGAGCAGGAGAATCcgcaaaagtaataaaatgattGTTTGAGTCACGAAGTTTCGGTGTAATTTCTTACACAGTTATAGTGCCTACAACAGCCACCTTAACACATTAAGAACAACAGCGAGTAGCAAGTCATCACTGGGAACTGTTATTTGGAATTGTCATCGGGAAACAGTGACAACCATGAAGGCTATTTGGAGATGCTGTCAGATGACATAAATACTGCTTTGGTCTCACTGCTAACAACGCCCCAAACCCGAGGGGTCTACAGCCTATATTCAAAATGGAAGGAAACACTACATTTTGGTTAGAGGAATGTGAATATTTACATGGGACCTCCTCATGGACTTCTAAACTTGGCTAATGGAACTGGGGGAAACAAACCCAGGGTTAGGAGGCATCAAAGGCATCAAGGTTGCTCATGAAAGAACTGGGGGTTACCAACGCTACTGTAgacaagagaggaaaaaacagtAGCTCAGCAGAgaggtcagggtcagggttagggttaaAGCCTGTCTCAGTTTGCAGACATCCAGGAAAAGGACACCCATCTGAGTAATGGACTGAGGGTCAGTATTAAGATATGGGGAAATATCAAGAGGAAACATTAGTGGCTACTGCTGGGAACTTCTAGAGGTCTCACACAGCCATGAAAACTTCATCTTAGGTACAACATCAGAAGCAGAGGGGTGCTGAGAATTAAGGACAAGGCCCATGAAGAATGTGAGGGCTGTTTTATAAAGCACCGAATCTTCACACCTCATGAAGACAGGGACCTGGAGCCTACAGGAGGTGTCTCATTGACACCTATGACATAAATCCTATGGAAGTAAGAGACTGACCAACTAGCATTTTTAAGGAGCTAGGAAGGTACTGTCATtaccactatatatatatatatatatatatatatatatatatatatatatatataaaatcaaaaccAGGATTATCGTTCATAAAGGAaatccccaaatctccttaacTGGCTGTTTCTTTCACAAAAGTTACTCTATATACGTGCCCGAAAAATGAGACTTTAAAGACATTGGGGACAATGCTACTACTGATATATCAAAACCAGGAActtatttcctttaaaacaatTCCAAACTAATTCGCTGTGCCTTTTACAGAAATTTCCCAGaagaaatgtcattttttaaagccTAAGAAGTTGCTGCTGTTAGGACAACCACCAAAACTAAAAACTAGTGTAATTAGCAACAAGAAGAAGAAGCCATGTTGGCTGGCGGTCCTTATCAGAGATATTCCACTAAATAATAAAACTGGCAAAAAGCGAGATTGTTTTTAAAGGTTGGAGTACTTTACTATAAACATAATATAAGCCATAATATAAGGAAACGTTTCATAATATAAGGAAACGTATTTTACTTAATAAACCTCAACCCGCCGGTCACTCCCTCCCCTCGAGGCGTTCTGCAACAAAACACCTGCCTAAAATTAAAAGGTCGTTTTACTTAAAGGGGCTGAAAAGCTccgggttttttttctttctttcccttttttttttctttcatgcttgCCTACATGCAGACCTTTAAACTCGAGACACTACGGGTCCGAGGTCGGGAAACTACCTCAGCTGCAGTGCAGGCGCCCAAGAGTCTGGTGCGCTGGCGGGAAAGGGCACAGACGGAGCCCGAGTCCCAGTTACCCCCGCGGGGATGGTCGATTTCCCAGCCGCGGACGCTCCAGGCGAGGACTCCACATCGCTGACCCTCCAGAGTCCCATATTCGGCGGGTGCTTGGTCGAACAGCCCAAGCCTGCGGAATCAGCTTCCCACTGTGAATCTGGACACCATCTGCAAATACAGCACGCGCCGGACTTCCGGAAACGATGACCAATGGGAAACGTTATCAGCTGTTACTAGGCGGACAATCCGTTTTCCGGCAACACAGAACGCAGGACGCTCGCAGTCAGCCTCAAATAGACGGATCTTGTAGCCAATGGATGTGTAGTTTCGCTCCACATTAGCCAATAAGAAGCGCTTGGGGCCGACCGGCCTATGAGCACAGCAAATGTTTTCGGTTCAGGCGGTGGCTCGcttctgtaattccaacactttaggagacccagtcgggtggatcacgaggtcaggaaatctagaccatcctggctaacaggatgaaacctcgtctctactaaaaatacaaaaaagtagcaaGGCCTACtccgtaggctgaggcaggagaatcgttgaacccgggaggcggaggttgcggtgaatcgagatcgcgccactgcattccagcctgggtgacaacagcgagactccgcctcaaaaacacAAGCTTTCTTCCGCTTTCTGCGCTGGATCGCCCACCCGCCTCGCCAAACCAAAACTACAATCACCCTTGGTGCCGTTTCCCAACTTACTTGGAGATTTGCACCAAGCGCTGGAGACCCTCCCACCTGGTCCATGACCGCCGCCGCCCGGTGAACACCGAGACGCAACCGTGTGCACCGCCAGTCTTGTTATCAACAAACAGgctaataaattataaaaaataaaataaaggaaatgtagCCAGGCGTggggtggcgtgcgcctg encodes:
- the LOC118150274 gene encoding uncharacterized protein LOC118150274 isoform X5; this translates as MGLWRVSDVESSPGASAAGKSTIPAGVTGTRAPSVPFPASAPDSWAPALQLSRNREGASFPVVLFWMHLKYVPYPGVKLDRSVVLGPTLSVSPEKHGGNADSQAAPRTLGARPNSLYLTSPSGLWSLLESAVPVVPSGSFLEACLSEPRATQVGHLIDFHISTQKRKNGKWDFVKHRYDKWSRFPRLTQGTQSPMSPRKRESQQSITSP
- the LOC118150274 gene encoding uncharacterized protein LOC118150274 isoform X12 translates to MTQRDLHQAQAPPLPRVQNYSQAAPRTLGARPNSLYLTSPSGLWSLLESAVPVVPSGSFLEACLSEPRATQVGHLIDFHISTQKRKNGKWDFVKHRYDKWSRFPRLTQVLEVPCGCGCGGMATRKLWILRKSGKETLTIQQFRESLYSALDYALSAPSYAFEPQH
- the LOC118150274 gene encoding uncharacterized protein LOC118150274 isoform X7, with product MHLKYVPYPGVKLDRSVVLGPTLSVSPEKHGGNADSQAAPRTLGARPNSLYLTSPSGLWSLLESAVPVVPSGSFLEACLSEPRATQVGHLIDFHISTQKRKNGKWDFVKHRYDKWSRFPRLTQVLEVPCGCGCGGMATRKLWILRKSGKETLTIQQFRESLYSALDYALSAPSYAFEPQH
- the LOC118150274 gene encoding uncharacterized protein LOC118150274 isoform X3, whose amino-acid sequence is MGLWRVSDVESSPGASAAGKSTIPAGVTGTRAPSVPFPASAPDSWAPALQLSRNREGASFPVVLFWMHLKYVPYPGVKLDRSVVLGPTLSVSPEKHGGNADSQAAPRTLGARPNSLYLTSPSGLWSLLESAVPVVPSGSFLEACLSEPRATQVGHLIDFHISTQKRKNGKWDFVKHRYDKWSRFPRLTQVLEVPCGCGCGGMATRKLWILRKSGKETLTIQQFRENLP
- the LOC118150274 gene encoding uncharacterized protein LOC118150274 isoform X2; this translates as MGLWRVSDVESSPGASAAGKSTIPAGVTGTRAPSVPFPASAPDSWAPALQLRNREGASFPVVLFWMHLKYVPYPGVKLDRSVVLGPTLSVSPEKHGGNADSQAAPRTLGARPNSLYLTSPSGLWSLLESAVPVVPSGSFLEACLSEPRATQVGHLIDFHISTQKRKNGKWDFVKHRYDKWSRFPRLTQVLEVPCGCGCGGMATRKLWILRKSGKETLTIQQFRESLYSALDYALSAPSYAFEPQH
- the LOC118150274 gene encoding uncharacterized protein LOC118150274 isoform X1 — its product is MGLWRVSDVESSPGASAAGKSTIPAGVTGTRAPSVPFPASAPDSWAPALQLSRNREGASFPVVLFWMHLKYVPYPGVKLDRSVVLGPTLSVSPEKHGGNADSQAAPRTLGARPNSLYLTSPSGLWSLLESAVPVVPSGSFLEACLSEPRATQVGHLIDFHISTQKRKNGKWDFVKHRYDKWSRFPRLTQVLEVPCGCGCGGMATRKLWILRKSGKETLTIQQFRESLYSALDYALSAPSYAFEPQH
- the LOC118150274 gene encoding uncharacterized protein LOC118150274 isoform X8 — translated: MWSLSCSSPFHRRMTQRDLHQAQAPPLPRVQNYSQAAPRTLGARPNSLYLTSPSGLWSLLESAVPVVPSGSFLEACLSEPRATQVGHLIDFHISTQKRKNGKWDFVKHRYDKWSRFPRLTQVLEVPCGCGCGGMATRKLWILRKSGKETLTIQQFRESLYSALDYALSAPSYAFEPQH